From one Solanum lycopersicum chromosome 12, SLM_r2.1 genomic stretch:
- the LOC101244057 gene encoding bHLH transcription factor RHL1, whose translation MQAMNSFQSTGENGASSGEHMSHSHFDPSSSHDDFLQQILSSVPSSSPWPEISGDGHPYNFDDHQSTLLASKLRQHQINGGTSAAAAAKALMLQQQLLLSRGIAGNGGSGINGDQNDDGLNSGNDISVQALYNGFAGSLGQTSNQSQHFHHSQAQSFGAPAASLSMNQTPAASGSAGGAQPKQQKVRARRGQATDPHSIAERLRRERIAERMKSLQELVPNANKTDKASMLDEIIDYVRFLQLQVKVLSMSRLGGAAAVAPLVADRSSEGGGDCVQGNVGRGGSNGTTSSANNDSSMTMTEHQVAKLMEEDMGSAMQYLQGKGLCLMPISLATAISTSTCHSMKPNNPLLLAGGSAINGVGETGGGPSSPTLSASTVQSATMGNGGT comes from the exons ATGCAAGCTATGAACTCATTTCAAAGCACCGGCGAAAATGGTGCTTCGTCCGGCGAACACATGAGTCATTCCCATTTCGATCCGTCGTCGTCTCACGACGACTTCCTCCAACAGATTCTCTCTTCCGTTCCTTCTTCTTCTCCCTGGCCAGAAATCTCCGGCGACGGTCACCCCTACAATTTCGACGACCATCAGTCAACTCTTCTGGCTTCCAAACTCCGGCAGCATCAGATCAACGGCGGTACCTCTGCTGCTGCAGCTGCTAAAGCGTTGATGCTTCAGCAGCAGCTTTTGCTTTCCAGAGGAATCGCTGGTAATGGCGGCTCTGGGATAAACGGCGATCAAAACGACGACGGTTTGAATTCG GGGAATGATATTTCAGTTCAAGCTCTTTACAATGGATTCGCTGGATCTCTTGGTCAAACCTCTAATCAATCTCAGCATTTTCACCATTCTCAG GCCCAGAGTTTCGGAGCTCCGGCGGCGTCGTTATCGATGAATCAAACGCCGGCGGCGAGTGGTTCAGCTGGTGGAGCGCAGCCAAAGCAACAGAAAGTTAGGGCTCGTAGAGGACAAGCAACTGATCCTCACAGCATTGCTGAAAGA TTACGGAGAGAGAGAATTGCAGAGAGAATGAAGTCTTTGCAGGAGCTGGTACCTAATGCCAATAAG ACAGACAAAGCTTCAATGTTAGATGAGATCATCGATTATGTCAGGTTCCTCCAGCTCCAAGTCAAa GTTCTGAGTATGAGCAGATTGGGTGGTGCTGCAGCTGTTGCTCCCCTAGTTGCTGATAGATCCTCTGAG GGAGGAGGTGATTGTGTACAAGGAAATGTAGGTCGAGGTGGCAGTAATGGAACGACGTCGTCTGCAAACAACGACAGCAGCATGACGATGACGGAGCACCAGGTAGCTAAGCTAATGGAAGAAGATATGGGATCAGCCATGCAGTATCTTCAAGGAAAAGGCTTATGCCTTATGCCAATTTCCTTAGCCACAGCTATTTCCACCTCCACGTGTCACTCCATGAAACCCAACAACCCACTACTACTCGCCGGAGGCTCCGCCATTAACGGCGTTGGTGAGACCGGCGGTGGACCGTCTTCTCCTACCTTGTCGGCTTCCACTGTTCAGTCAGCTACGATGGGCAATGGCGGGACTTGA